A stretch of DNA from Pangasianodon hypophthalmus isolate fPanHyp1 chromosome 2, fPanHyp1.pri, whole genome shotgun sequence:
tgtgtgtgtgtgtgtgtgtgtgtatatatatgtgtgtgtgtgtgtgtgtgtgtgtgtgtgtggtacaggtgtgtgttacctgtgcgTGGAGGATAGTTATCTGTAGAAGGCGGGCTGCAGGAAGGAgatcctgaaacacattaacataaaatgtataccatcaaaataacacacacgcacacacacgcatacacacacacacgcatacacacacaaacacacacacacctgtaacacaagGTAGTATGATGGGGGTGCTGAGTTCAGAATGTGCCCAGGTTTTACCCAGCTGCACACTGTACTGACACTGGTACCCGCCCCCTTCCCCGTGCTGTCCTGATGCAGCGAATTGAACGCTGTGTTGAATCATTTGGGCGGGTCGTGTCGCTAACGGCGACGAGGAACCCTGCTGGAACAAGGAGAAATAAGCACCAGGGTAGGAAGGCGACCCAGTGCACACTAGCGCCCCCTCTTTCCCGTGAGATAACCGCGGAGCTGGGAGCTCAACTGTGGAGAGACACCAGAGAGAGAcactttagagagagagacacacattaCAGagactcaacagagagagacacgacagagagaaagacactagagagagacacaacagagagagacatgtcagagagagacacaacagagagagacatgtcagagagagacactccAGAGAGAGACACgtcagagagagacactagagacagacacacaacagagagacatgtcagagagagagacacatcagagagagacacatcagagagagacacaacagagagagacacaacagagagagacactagagacagacacacaacagagagacatgtcagagagagagacacatcagagagagacacaacagagagagacacatcagagagagacacaacagagagagacacgtcagagagagacacaacagagagagacacatcagagagagacactagagacagacacacaacagagagacatgtcagagagagagacacgtcagagagagacacaacagagagagacacgtcagagagagacacaacagAGTGAGACACCAGTGAGAGACatgtcagagagagacacaacagagagagagagacatcagaGAGAGACGCAACAGGGAGAGacacaacagagagagacactttACAGACACTcatcagagagagacacaacagagagagacaccaaTGAGAGACatgtcagagagagacacaacagagagagagacaccagaGTGAGacacaacagagagagacaaaacagagagagacactttACAGACACtcaacagagagacacacatcagagagagagagagagagagagagagagagacaatacagaaacacaatagagagagacatgtgagaaacagagacaaataagagagagacacatgagAGAGACACTTCACAGAAAGACACATTACAGATACACATCGGAGAGAGACACCAGAGAGAGACATCTATGTTTGATCAAGTTAACATACAAATACTGCTAAATGAAATCAGAGAGACAGTGATGTGCTATAACAGTAGAAATGGTGGTTAAAAGAAGAAGTGACTAACCTCCTACATGAACAGAGACAGGTGCGCTGGGGGCGGAGTTTTTATCTCCCTCTGATAGGTGCAGCGTGTAGAAGCAGGTGTACCTGCCCCCATCAGCCACGTTCACTGGCCCCACCCTGAACCGAGGATTAGCGGATTGACTCACGACCTGAACGTCCTCGGTTTCCCAACGTTGTTTCTGTAGGACAAATTTCACAGGAGCAAGGGTGGGCGGGGCCTGGCAATGGAACTCCAGCACCTGACCAGGCCGGACACGCCCATCTGGGGGCGTGACTGAGAGTTGAGGAGGAGCAGGGGGTGTGGTCGGGCCTGTAGTGTGAAGGAGAAGATACGTAAGAAAAAcatctgtttgtctctgtctatctgtccatccatccatccatctaaccatccatccatccatccaaacatccatctaaccatccatccatctaacaaTCGATCCATCCAAACATCCATCCTTCGAACCATCCAtctaaccatccatccattcaaccATCCAAACATTCAtctaaccatccatccatccatccatccatccaaacctccatctaaccatccatccatccaaacatccatccatctaaccatccatccaaccatccatccatccatctaaccatccatccattcaaccatccatccatccatccaaccatccatccatccaaacatcCATCCAAACCTCCATCCAAaccaccatccatccatccaaacttccatccaaccaaccatccatccatccatctatccaaacatccatccatccaaccatccatccatacaaCCATCAAAGAGAGACatgtcagagagagacacaacagagagagagagacaccagaGTGAGacacatcagagagagagagagagagagagagagagagagagacaatacagaaacacaatagagagagacatgtgagaaacagagacaaataagagagagacacatgagAGAGACACTTCACAGAAAGACACATTACAGATACACATCGGAGAGAGACACCAGAGAGAGACATCTATGTTTGATCAAGTTAACATACAAATACTGCTAAATGAAATCAGAGAGACAGTGATGTGCTATAACAGTAGAAATGGTGGTTAAAAGAAGAAGTGACTAACCTCCTACATGAACAGAGACAGGTGCGCTGGGGGCGGAGTTTTTATCTCCCTCTGATAGGTGCAGCGTGTAGAAGCAGGTGTACCTGCCCCCATCAGCCACGTTCACTGGCCCCACCCTGAACCGAGGATTAGCGGATTGACTCACGACCTGAACGTCCTCGGTTTCCCAACGTTGTTTCTGTAGGACAAATTTCACAGGAGCAAGGGTGGGCGGGGCCTGGCAATGGAACTCCAGCACCTGACCAGGCCGGACACGCCCATCTGGGGGCGTGACTGAGAGTTGAGGAGGAGCAGGGGGTGTGGTCGGGCCTGTAGTGTGAAGGAGAAGATACGTAAGAAAAAcatctgtttgtctctgtctatcCGTCCATTCAACCATCCAAACATCCATCTaaccatccatctatccatccaaacatccatctaaccatccatccatctaacaaTCGATCCATCCAAACATCCATCCTTCGAACCATCCATCTAACCATCCATCTGTTCAACCATCCAAACATCCAtctaaccatccatccatccaaacctCCAactaaccatccatccatccatccatccatccaaacctccatccaaccaaccatccatccatccatctatccaaacatccatccatccaaccatccatccaaacCTCCATCCAACCAACCATCCATCCAAAAATCCATCCAAACCTCCATCCaaccaaccatccatccatctatctaaacatccatccatccaaccatcaatccatccatccatctaaccatccatccatctaaccatccattcaaccatccatccatccaaccatccatccattcaaccATCCATATatccaaacatccatccatccaaccaaccaaccatccatccatccatccatctaaccatccattcatccatctaaccatccaaccaaccatccatccaactatccatccatccaaacatccatccatccatccaaacctccatccatccaaccaaccatctaaccatccttccatccatctaaccatccatccaaccatccttACTGTGTGACTTTTAACGCATAATTGGTAATTGAACTGCAAAATAGTCAAAAATAGGCTGCAAATGATTTCTAATTTAATTAGAGTTAATTTACTAATGCATGATTTTCACGGATGTCGCACGTCGCACACTTGATGTCATCAGTCAGTGTTCTGTGTGAAACACGGCGAAAGCGAATCTTTCTCACCTGCCGTCTCACATAAATGCCAAGGACCCGGGTGAAGCAACATCGCAATGTATCACACGAGAGTGCGCCTAAAATGTTTTGTAGTTCTTGTAATAAATTGTTGGATCACAAAAGAAAGTCTAGACCTGGACCTGAGGAATGAGAGGAAGCGCAGACAGGAGACGATGTCGGAGCTAGCTGCAGGATGACGGCCGCAGGACACGAACCAAATAAAGTAAGCAAAAGTGATCGTAATGTTATTAAAGATAGATAGTACACCATTAGACTAGCCTAGCTATCCATTAGCATAACAAGGTTGcaaaatttttcttcttcttcttattattattattattatgtttgagATTCATGAAGACTGGGTAAGGCTGTGCACCGCACTCAACATCCCCCTTTCCAAGTCTCATCATCCTCTGGTCAGAAAGTTTCTAAGTGAAAAGGTCACAAATGGTGGCAGCTCCAGGAGAAATAGTTGGGAGAAGTATTTTTGTGCACAGACGGGAGAAGGAACGACTTAAAGACAAAGTTGCTGTCATCTTTGATGAAACTCCAGATGCTGAGGGAAGAAGTGTTCTAAACATATTGATAGCTGAAGAAAGATGAGTCCAGAAGAATCCTTGCACATCTGGTGAATAGAGTTTTCATGGAGAATTGCAATCACTCCACTGGTTTGATGCGACACTCACGCTGAAAGCAAACAGAGAAGCACTGCAGTCCCTTTTCCCTCATTCCATCCATACTACCTCCATGGCACACATCATGAATTTACTTGGAGGTCAAACCCTTCACAGACTCGAGCACATTTACGATGTACTTCACTCAGATGTTTTACAAGGCAGGGGGTCGCAAGAGAGGATTCCTGTCCTACTTGTCTGGCAAACTGAATGGCAGTAAATCAACCGCGACTCCAAATCCACGTGCTTCGCGTTGGACCTCCTGGTTCTCTGCAGCGCGATATCACGCTGAGAATTTCACTCATTATAGGGAATTTCTACAGGCAGAAATGCAGGTAAGTTTAAAGCGTAAAATCAGTTTCAGCTAGTTATTTATTGTGGGTACAGTATGAATAAAACAACCCTAACCccctcttcctccctcctcctccctcctcctcggTCTCAGGTGTGTCCTACTCATCCTAGATGTTCAGTGGAAAATCTGAACACAATGCTGGAAGGCCCAGAGTGTGCAGAGTCCCTACAGGTTCAACAGAACACAAATGCAAGGTGATCCTGCAAATGTTGAACCTTTTTCAGAGCAGATGCCTGTCACAACAAAGGTATTTAATCGCCATGAGGAACAAACAAAGAGCTCCATGATGAGGTGTGTAGTCAGTACTTCTCACATTTTCTGTTGAGCTCAAGACAAAAGTCTTAAATCAGGTGAAAGCAGCTTTCAGTGATGCTGATGAAAAGCTGAGtaagtatttatttgtttaaagtaTGAGTTGATGATAAAGTCTGATTTTGTGCTGAAATTGCAGAGAAGTGAATTAACAGGTTGATTGATGTCACCTGCCTTTTAGCTTTATGTGGGTGATCATCTGAGATATCGAGCCGTGTGAATTACATACCGTATCTCTGTATACATTACTACACCtgctatttgtgtgtgttcacaaaGGTCAGGTGGGGAAATTTTATATGCTTATCAAAGTTGTTTAAAAGTTGTCTTGTATGTGTGTCAGAATTTGGTgagacacaaaaataaataagctttATGCATTTTCCGTCATGTATGACTACTGTGCATCTAACGTCATACATAATGATTAATGTGGTTAATTATAAAAAACATCGCAAATTTTTCACAAAATTCAGGAAATTACTGCCATAAAATCAGTCATTTTGACCACAAaaatcccccccaaaaaaatcatGAACTCTTGGTGGGACTGATTTAGCAACACAATGCAGCTCTACTCCTAGAGAACTGGCAAACACAGGGGACaagaaatatcaaaaaaaaaaaaaaaaaaaggtacaggaaatgaaaaatgggaagaaggaagaggagaaaaCAAATGACAGGAagggaaaagtggaaaaaactCCAGGAAATCACAGTGAACAGGAAATGGAAATCACGTGAGTCACCAagtgtaaaataacaaaatttgcAGAATAGAAATGCGAGAGAAGCAGAGTCACttaaaaagaaagttaataaacacaGGAAGCTTTCACCATATATGGAAAGTGAGCACAAAGAACAAATGCAATCAGTGAAAACATGAAACAATGAccttaaaaggaaaaagagaaattatGGCGTATTATAGGGAGACACTGGGGACAGAATCAGGTCGGATATAAGAGCAAAGCAGATTAACACTTATTATTAGTAAAGCAATGAAGAGCAAGAAAGCATTGAgactgtcgtgtgtgtgtgtgtgtgtgtgtgtgagagagagagagagagcgagagagagagagagagatggtaagACACTGGGTGGTGCAGATTTTGGTTCTGTGGTTTAGTATTTGGCAGGAAATAGTAAACCATCTCTTCAACTCCTCCTTTAACCGTCACAAATCTCTGAAGTTTTAATCCGAGTGAGAAACGGCTGAGGTGTGAAATATTCCGCAGAGAGACGCTCAGAACAGGAGCGAGTTAACAgactaaattaaatattcattcattaaagcagagaaaagagaaagaactgaaaaaaaaacttcagaaaacaaaattcatccacacaataataaaaaaacatcaagaTGATTATGCTGTAAAGTAGCAATGCATCATAAATCACATCTGAttctttaaatgtgtgtgaataaagtGAATTAAAGTAAGTAGTGTGTGAATAAAGTGAATTAAATTGGGTGCATGttgaaagggtgtgtgtgtgaatgtgtgtgtgtgtgagtgtgtgaatgtgagtgtaaaCGAACAGGTCTGAATGATGGGTGTGTCTCTGCTGCACTCCCATTCATTATCCTTTACTAATAGAAATACAAAACCGTGTGttatagactgtgtgtgtgtgtgtgtgtgtgtgtgtgtgtgatacacacAGACTATTGTTCGGGAGATAGACTAAGTGTCATGctggaaacatttttttacattgttcTCCCTGTGAGACAGGTGATGTGTGAGACAGGAGTGAGACGTACGTGGAGGTTGGACATGGGTGTAGGGGCTGTACATGCTGTAGTTGTAGTGAGACAGGTGatgtgtgagacaggtgtgagacaggtgtgagACGTACGTGGTGGAGGTTGGACATGGGTGTAGGGGCTGTACATGCTGTGGTCGTAGCGGCAGCAGTAGATCTCCGTGTCTGCAGCGCTGGTGCTGAGCTGGAAGTCGGCGTGTGAGCGCTCCGTGTCGAACTGCTGCGAGCCCGTGAGTGTGCGCAGGCGGTAGAGCTGAAACACTCGGCCGCCGTGACCCGGGGGGGCGCGACACCGTAACACCACACCTGAGGACACGCCCGAGGACACCTGCACCAGCTCCGGAGAGGGCGGAGTCTCCTGACCCAACGCTCCGCCTGCTGCTTAATGAGAGACAATAATAACTCTGATATAATTATACAGTAGATCAGTAAACTGTTCTCATAAACACCATCTCATTCCCTCTACCTCAGCCTGATGTCCAGTTCAGAGGACAGCTGtctaaataatcataataataataataataataataataataataataataataatagttatcagttgtttaaaaattagcaaatacagttgaggtcaaaagtttacatccccctttcagaatctgcaaaatgttaattattttaccaaaataagaggatcatacagGATGCATgctattgtttatttattgtttattttatgaatgaaaactttttgaatttgaagatcagggtaaatttaacttattttgtcttctgggaaacatgtaactatcttctgtagcctctgaagggcagtactaaatgaaaaaatatgatatttaggcaaaataagaaaaatgtacacatctccattctgttcaaaagttttcaccccccggctcttaatgcatgttttttccttctggagcatcagtgagcgtttgaaccttctgtaatagttgcatacgagtccctcagctgtcctcagtgtgaaaagatggatctcaaaatcatacagtcattgttggaaagggctcaaatacacaaaaatgctggaaaaccaaagaatttgtgggagctgaaggatttttctgaagaacagcaggcagtttaactgttcaggacaaacaagagactcaggaacaactatcagtaaacaaaaaaacacagctgtggatcattcaggtaacaacacagtattaagaatcaaggggatgtaaacttttgaacggggtcatttttataaattcaactattattttctcttgtggactttatgtaaacatcttttatatgaaatatcttattcagttcagcactaaataaacaataaacaataacatgcattctgtatgatcctcttattttggtaaaataataaacattttgcagattctgaaagggggatgtaaacttttgacctcaattGTATTTCAGATTAAATGGgttttaaatttattctaaAAGATACATAGTCCTTTTATTTATGTGAAGTATATATGTCaggatatctctctctctctctctctctctctctctcacacacacacacacacacacacacacacacacacacctatcttTCTATCTACACTCTAAAAAACAACCCATATAGTTAGTAAAGTTTAATATTAGCCAACACGGAcataatgataattaaaatgatgaatcattttaaatgaaattagaataataattatttattccaTATACATTGTTCATTTTATCTGATACTGTTCTATCACATGTGCATGATGGATTCACTCAACAAAGACATTTTAAGGTTCAGTGGAAATATGTGGGAAATACGCTGTAAATAAAAGCAGGAGAAGATCTGAGTTCACGCTCAATAAAACTGTGAACCAGAAGCTGCACTCGTTAGAGAACCCCATCAGTACACACATcctacacacaccactctgaGTTTACACAGGGTTAGAACAaagggaggaaaagagaaatatgTTCATCTAGAAATCAGATTaaatctctctccttctccctctctctctctctctctctctctctcattcactcaccgCAGGTTTGGAGAAAATGAGCAGAACAGATAAGAAGTGATGTGAAGAAAAATCCACACAATGGCATTCTTAAAGACTGAACAGGTGACACTGCGACTGTTAtctgaaatgtgtgtatgtgtgtgtgtgtgtaaggagatGGTACACACATGATGTTAAGACCTCCTTCAGTGTACAAACTTCCTCTGGTGAAGAAGTACGGCAGTGTCGTTACCACTTCCTCTAAGAGTATTGTTTCATGTGAACGTCCAGCTGATGAAGTTCCTCAGTGAGGAAGAGCTTGATCTTAAAAACACAtctgttattctctctgttCTTCCACATTACAGGATTTTATCTACACTAGAACGCTCAGAGTTATCCAGAGTTATCCTTTATTCCCATTCGCACTCCACACGGCTCTGTTAGTTCAGTTACACGCGGaatcttctctctctccgtgtcaGTGTAGCGAGAATAAAACCACACACCCCACATCTGTGGCTTTTACACTGATAAATGGGGTAgaggggtgccaaaactttcaCACAGGCCACAGTCAGTAATGAAACTGTGTGGGGTGTATGCGTGTCGAAACACACTCCTGATTCTCTGCAGCATCTTGAACATGGTTCACCTCTTAACGTGTGTATtaaagctcatttgcatatgcaaattcacactcactctataaatctatatttctacATGATTTTGTCCTTATTGTAATTCAATCTGCTGTAATGCAATGATCTTATTTTAGTTATAATATTGcaagaataataaaatgtgcaggaagtggaaattcttaaataataataataataatacaggaTAATCATGttaaaagaagaaattaaatCAAAGCTGATTAACATAAATTCATTAAGcaaaattcagtttaattaagattaatttgataatatgttaaaaaagtaaaaaaaaagaaaagaaaaaagaagaacagaagaggaaggaaataaagtgaaagaaacGTATAATGAAAATAGAACTCATCTTCACAGGCACATGTTCACAAACCTGGACAGGAAATGACCTCACATTTTAACCACATTTTCTCCATTACGCCAGttatatatctgtgtttttatatagaaatacaGCGGGGGGACACGTTTCCATACGCCTCACAGAACCCGCAAATTTTTGGCACCCCATGAATTCATATGAGAAAAATATATCTGAAGAATATTCCAATtgatattgtacattttttagtATATCTGGGTGACTAGGAACAGGAAATTGATCAACCATGATTTCCTGTTTCACAGGGGTGTAAATATGAGGTAACACACAGCCCAAATTCCCTTAGTCATTCATCGCAATGGGTAAGACCAAGAACTAGAGCTGTGATGTGCGGCAAAAGGTTGTTGAGCTTCATAAAATGGGAAGTGGCTATAAGAAACTAGCAAAAGCATTGAAAATGCCCATTTCCACCATCAGAGCAGTAAAATAAGAACTGGAAATGTTATGAAAATGGcttttttgttgaaaatggctgtaattcctaaatggtgaatgccatatttttgtggaaactcaaaataaagctgaaagtctacacttccatcacatcttgttttatttcaaatccattgtggtggagtatgaaggcaaaatcacaaaaactctgtcactgtccaaatacttccagacctaactgtatgtatttatgtatatatgtgtgtgtgtgtgtgtaatcagatgCTTTATCACCTCCTGCAGGTTTTTAAATGTTaccacacattttaaatgttaccgtgtgtttactgtaagtgatatacagtataaataataattaataaataaataataaatctgagtGTAAAACTCATAAAACCTGTCAATCCCGAGCAAGACTTTTACTTTTTAGTCAGTGACGCATTTAAATCGACTACaggctttttaaaaaactataataaaagTGTTATAGAGTATTATAGAGCTACAGTGGAtacaaaagtttacacacccctgttaaagtGGCAGCTTGTTGTGATGAAATGAAagcaagataaatcatgtcatacATCTACTGATGGGGTTCAAATAGCAACcaataactaataattaatgaataataattaaggACTAAATACTAATAactaattactaataattattGACTGATAATTAATGACTAATTACTAATAactaattactaataattattGACTGATAATTAATGACTAATTACTAATAactaattactaataattattGACTGATAATTAATGCCTAATTACTAAtaactaattactaattattattgACTGATAATTAATGACTAATTACTAATAactaattactaataattattgactaataattaataactaattaCTAATAAGTAATACTTTGTTAAATTAGTTtatgcttgtaatacagcactcagtgttttgGGTCAGAGTTTACCAACATGTagattttattccacttttccTTGTAAAACTGTGCCGGATCTCTCGGGCAGCGAGGGGGATGGCGAGGGGACGGCGAGGGGACAG
This window harbors:
- the LOC113524949 gene encoding leukocyte immunoglobulin-like receptor subfamily B member 3, whose translation is MCVPSPYTHTHIHTFQITVAVSPVQSLRMPLCGFFFTSLLICSAHFLQTCAGGALGQETPPSPELVQVSSGVSSGVVLRCRAPPGHGGRVFQLYRLRTLTGSQQFDTERSHADFQLSTSAADTEIYCCRYDHSMYSPYTHVQPPPRPTTPPAPPQLSVTPPDGRVRPGQVLEFHCQAPPTLAPVKFVLQKQRWETEDVQVVSQSANPRFRVGPVNVADGGRYTCFYTLHLSEGDKNSAPSAPVSVHVGGPTTPPAPPQLSVTPPDGRVRPGQVLEFHCQAPPTLAPVKFVLQKQRWETEDVQVVSQSANPRFRVGPVNVADGGRYTCFYTLHLSEGDKNSAPSAPVSVHVGVELPAPRLSHGKEGALVCTGSPSYPGAYFSLFQQGSSSPLATRPAQMIQHSVQFAASGQHGEGGGYQCQYSVQLGKTWAHSELSTPIILPCVTGSPSCSPPSTDNYPPRTGSMDLPLVCGSVSAALLFLMVLIFLAFGIRKYAERAAKNRRQREQEQFWQQVHCRDHIVDLTLQRVSTGYKEDGEASVSEPIYDCPLSTFTRPPDY